A section of the Lathamus discolor isolate bLatDis1 chromosome 6, bLatDis1.hap1, whole genome shotgun sequence genome encodes:
- the LOC136017490 gene encoding uncharacterized protein LOC136017490, which yields MAPLSLSQLLDAAIAAPDFQSVNFRALHSLLQAVLGHLGLQDRSPRGLEQPAERDRARTPAAGQQPQQAGEQLPAKDPLQDTAGGSEADVAAGVGQPVQRVEGDESSGSEDTAGYRALLEEISQMKEAQSRMQGEIRMIQEALGLGNRQDAAGRLPGLCDLRTLGSDVQMLKERLGLYPDPEEVSNMVHWDVLEDCLVGSKGERGRDGGRPRREEEEPSATTKSPASDADTPQGASSVLGPRESPAGLEDPGAALTAPEQQAGVPSDRRRDAGTRAMMQTASRDVQTTSLGTQPTRPESTGTQTTSRLGTQAESTITQTPISGERLSTQLAGAGPLAAGTLLPTAQGFEIPVDADARATAHVQELALPSGSGSAYHNAYKCYAETVEAVKQIGQLRHLYAALKEQVAQLEASRLERTELEKLRPLLQEGGPGQGAAGPGQGGAGREGEDQEAGERRWQTGGGQRQLANGCERPAEPALGLEEVRVMESTGQEAAACPMCSSDTSTRLGMVLRRYEKLQGLVESLMSRKKTGKAVRQLPGKSQQDEEVLKRIQAAILQMQGECEKLNSVTGSLLDDSRQQQKDIEGLLQSVERLEKEKADKEDLEMGMDEKADKGALESKVSRAQFEASLELLKERNQEVLSRVTGQEQGLHEVQQQLREEMASKLDRLELGPFQQELDEHWKSSLEQLKETAPPMEADDAAGIRKQLLVDFQCLSCDRQLGLRVPGSPIPPIPPFPPLVPHVTGRSQPVLKTEQTHREPMAACRYPTVPRQCGGQHTLTRPLQRSLRLPLIQPSAPEALQPSTLLPSKDKIELLGQDSCRAGPCPSAPGTTGPLEQRSGSSHSLLVQGHRPHPPLQPRRTDAATRQPGWTGGHQLNPIAPAPQQGSLWPQSGAGGAWAVQQEEEDARLLLKVAARGHLGGKGGGGSTRPFAVHHIGVCELMAQAAWVARLLQTGVIAQLVDIRHPEVWDKCTEVLAEETMSLGCGKNLKSLGKVVQALKKAIQEQVTWKAAENCLLATPKLGVGAATQTLHPPDDADCIEPKDHQEGDSSPRPGPDTGPDTLTEGQNRDKSFWGRLAEEARRAAEKAESEAAWPRPPPYAPQDGAEQKGGGRGEDARGGKKEKAPVSYWAHSEEREERRNGEERTGGAPGNGRRARARGRERSERAPGKMSSYGKQPAEEGGRTEREGAARPQEKRAGPERGRKAQGAGREQSVEL from the exons ATGGCTCCGCTCAGCTTGAGCCAGTTGCTGGACGCCGCCATCGCGGCGCCCGATTTCCAGAGCGTGAACTTCCGAGCGCtgcacagcctgctgcaggcCGTGCTGGGGCACCTGGGCCTGCAGGACCGCTCCccccggggcttggagcagcctgcggAGCGGGACAGGGCAAGGACCCCGGCCGCGgggcagcagccgcagcaggCGGGTGAGCAGCTGCCTGCGAAGGACCCGCTGCAGGACACCGCCGGCGGCTCCGAAGCTGATGTGGCTGCCGGCGTGGGGCAGCCGGTGCAGAGGGTGGAAGGCGACGAGAGCAGCGGCTCTGAG GACACGGCTGGCTACCGGGCTCTCCTGGAGGAGATCAGCCAGATGAAGGAGGCGCAGTCCCGCATGCAGGGAGAAATCCGCATGATCCAGGAGGCGCTTGGCttg GGGAACcgccaggatgctgctggccgGCTGCCAGGCCTCTGCGACCTGAGGACTCTGGGCAGTGACGTG caaatgctgaaggaaaggctgGGCCTGTACCCGGACCCGGAGGAGGTCAGCAACATGGTGCACTGGGACGTGCTGGAGGATTGCCTGGTGGGCAGCAAAGGAGAACGGGGCAGAGATGGAGGAAGACCCAGACGAGAAGAAGAAGAGCCGTCTGCTACCACCAAGTCTCCCGCTTCAGATGCGGACACCCCACAGGGGGCAAGCTCAGTGCTGGGACCTAGAGAGAGCCCAGCGGGGCTAGAGGATCCAGGGGCAGCTCTGACGGCCCCCGAGCAGCAGGCAGGCGTTCCCTCAGATCgcaggagggatgctggcaCCAGAGCGATGATGCAGACAGCGTCTCGGGACGTGCAGACCACCAGCTTGGGGACCCAGCCAACACGGCCAGagtccacgggcacccagaccACCAGCAGGCTGGGGACGCAGGCGGAGTCCACCATCACTCAGACCCCCATCTCGGGGGAGCGGCTCAGCACACAGCTTGCCGGGGCTGGCCCCCTGGCAGCAGGGACTCTCTTGCCGACAGCCCAGGGATTCGAGATCCCAGTGGACGCTGATGCCAGGGCCACGGCCCACGTGCAAGAGCTGGCCTTGCCCTCGGGCTCCGGCAGTGCCTACCACAACGCCTACAAGTGCTACGCGGAGACGGTGGAGGCTGTCAAGCAGATTGGGCAGCTCAGACACCTCTATGCTGCCCTGAAGGAGCAGGTGGCCCAGCTAGAAGCCAGCAGGCTGGAGCGGACTGAACTGGAGAAGCTGCGCCCgctcctgcaggagggag GGCCtggccagggagctgcagggcctGGCCAGGGAggtgcagggagagaaggggaag ATCAGGAAGCTGGAGAGCGCCGTTGGCAAACTGGAGGCGGCCAGCGCCAGCTGGCAAACGGATGCGAGCGACCAGCCGAGCCTGCTCTTGGG ctggaagaggtgAGAGTGATGGAGAGCACGGGGCAGGAGGCGGCAGCATGCCCCATGTGCAGCAGCGACACGAGCACGCGCTTGGGGATGGTCCTGCGACGCTATGAGaagctgcaggggctggtggaGTCCCTCATGTCGAGGAAGAAGACGGGCAAGGCGGTGAGGCAGCTGCCAGGGAAGAGCCAG CAGGACGAGGAGGTGCTGAAGCGCATCCAGGCTGCCATCCTGCAGATGCAAGGGGAGTGTGAGAAGCTCAACTCTGTCACGGGGAGCCTCCTGGATGACAGTCgccagcagcagaaagacatCGAG ggtCTGCTGCAGTCCgtggagaggctggagaaggagaaggcagaCAAGGAGGACCTGGAGATGGGAATGGATGAG AAAGCAGACAAAGGCGCCTTGGAAAGCAAAGTCAGCCGCGCCCAATTTGAGGcgagcctggagctgctgaaggagagaaacCAGGAGGTGCTGAGCCGGGTGACAggccaggagcaggggctgcacgaggtccagcagcagctgcggGAGGAGATGGCCTCCAAG CTGGATCGCCTGGAGCTGGGGCCATTCCAGCAAGAGCTGGATGAACACTGGAAGAGCAGCCTTGAGCAGCTCAAGGAAACGGCACCCCCAATGGAAGCTGACGATGCAGCCGGGATTAGGAA gcagctgctggtggaTTTCCAGTGCCTGTCTTGTGACAGGCAACTCGGCCTGCGGGTGCCTGGCTC GCCTATCCCGCCCATCCCGCCCTTTCCACCGCTGGTCCCTCACGTCACTGGACGATCCCAGCCCGTTCTAAAGACGGAGCAAACCCACAG GGAGCCGATGGCTGCATGCAGGTACCCCACCGTGCCACGGCAGTGTGGGGGCCAGCATACCCTCACACGCCCGCTGCAGCGCAGCCTGCGCCTCCCGCTCATCCAGCCCAGCGCCCCAGAGGCACTCCAGCCAtccaccctgctccccagcaag gacaAGATAGAGCTGTTGGGGCAGGacagctgcagggctggccCCTGCCCCTCGGCCCCAGGCACCACTGGCCCACTGGAACAAAGGTCAGGCTCATCCCACAGCCTCCTTGTCCAGGGACACCGGCCGCACCCGCCCCTCCAGCCCCGCAGGACGGATGCAGCAACGCGGCAGCCGGGCTGGACTGGGGGTCACCAGCTGAATCCCATTGCCCCGGCACCCCAGCAG GGGAGCCTGTGGCCCcagagtggggctgggggagcttgggcagtgcagcaggaggaggaggatgctcggttgctgctgaaggtggCAGCAAGAGGGCACCTGGGTGGAAagggtggtggtggcagcacaCG GCCATTTGccgtccaccacattggtgtctgcGAGCTGATGGCCCAAGCGGCCTGGG TTGCGAGGCTTTTGCAAACTGGGGTTATTGCCCAGCTGGTGGATATTCGCCACCCCGAAGTGTGGGATAAATGTACTGAAGTGTTAGCCGAAGAAACGATGTCTTTGGGTTGTGGGAAAAACCTTAAGTCATTGGGGAAAGTTGTACAGGCTCTGAAAAAGGCCATACAAGAGCAGGTGACCTGGAAAGCGGCAGAGAACTGTTTGTTGGCCACCCCGAAATTGGGAGTCGGGGCGGCCACGCAGACTTTGCACCCCCCAGATGATGCTGATTGTATTGAGCCCAAAGATCACCAAGAGGGCGACTCGTCCCCTCGACCGGGTCCCGACACGGGCCCCGATACGTTAACGGAGGGACAGAATCGAGATAAATCTTTCTGGGGCAGGCTAGCCGAGGAGGCCAGGAGAGCCGCGGAGAAAGCGGAGTCTGAGGCAGCCTGGCCTAGACCGCCGCCGTATGCGCCCCAAGATGGCGCCGAGCAGAAAGGCGGAGGGCGGGGCGAAGACGCCCGTGgcgggaaaaaggagaaagcgcCGGTATCATATTGGGCACACAgcgaggagagggaggagagaaggaacgGGGAGGAGAGAACTGGGGGGGCACCCGGGAACGGGAGGAGGGCGCGAGCGAGGGGCAGAGAGCGATCGGAGCGGGCACCGGGGAAAATGTCCTCGTACGGCAAACAGCCCGCCGAGGAGGGGGGGCGAACCGAGAGGGAGGGAGCGGCCCGCCCACAAGAAAAGCGGGCGGGGCCGGAGCGCGGCAGGAAGGCGCAGGGAGCCGGCAGGGAGCAGTCAGTCGAGCTCTGA
- the LOC136017489 gene encoding glutamine-rich protein 2-like has protein sequence MAPLSLSQLLDAAIAAPDFQSVNFRALHSLLQAVLGHLGLQDRSPRGLEQPAERDRARTPAAGQQPQQAGEQLPAKDPLQDTAGGSEADVAAGVGQPVQRVEGDESSGSEDTAGYRALLEEISQMKEAQSRMQGEIRMIQEALGLGNRQDAAGRLPGLCDLRTLGSDVQMLKERLGLYPDPEEVSNMVHWDVLEDCLVGSKGERGRDGGRPRREEEDPSATTKSPASDADTPQGASSVLGPRESPAGLKDPGAALTAPEQQAGVPSDRRRDAGTRAMMQTASRDVQTTSLGTQPTRPESTGTQTTSRLGTQAESTVTQTPISGERLSTQLAGAGPLAAGTLLPTAQGFEIPVDADARATAHVQELALPSGSGSAYHNAYKCYAETVEAVKQIGQLRHLYAALKEQVAQLEASRLERTELEKLRLLLQEGGQESVANTLGDLQAQVSSLQGLARELQGVAREVQGEKGKIRKLESAVGKLEAASASWQTDASDQPSLLLGSPPQEGKRDVKHLAEQQQISKAALDQVVSQRAEGEQEQLEEVRVMESTGQEAAACPMCSSDTSMRLGMVLRRYEKLQGLVESLMSRKKTGKAVRQLPGKSQDEEVLKRIQAAILQMQGECEKLNSVTGSLLDDSRQQQKDIEGLLQSVERLEKEKADKEDLEMGMDEKADKGALESKVSRAQFEASLELLKERNQEVLSRVTGQEQGLHEVQQQLREEMAPKLDRLELGPFQQELDEHWKSSLEQLKETAPPMEADDAAGIRKQLLVDFQCLSCDRQLGLRVPGSPIPPIPPFPPLVPHVTGRSQPVLKTEQTHREPMAACRYPTVPRQCGGQHTLTRPLQRSLRLPLIQPSAPEALQPSTLLPSKQDKIELLGQDSRRAGPCPSAPGTTGPLEQRSGSSHSLLVQGHRPHPPLQPRRTDAATRQPGWTGGHQLNPIAPAPQQARGSSSQQQQ, from the exons ATGGCTCCGCTCAGCTTGAGCCAGTTGCTGGACGCCGCCATCGCGGCGCCCGATTTCCAGAGCGTGAACTTCCGAGCGCtgcacagcctgctgcaggcCGTGCTGGGGCACCTGGGCCTGCAGGACCGCTCCccccggggcttggagcagcctgcggAGCGGGACAGGGCAAGGACCCCGGCCGCGgggcagcagccgcagcaggCGGGTGAGCAGCTGCCTGCGAAGGACCCGCTGCAGGACACCGCCGGCGGCTCCGAAGCTGATGTGGCTGCCGGCGTGGGGCAGCCGGTGCAGAGGGTGGAAGGCGACGAGAGCAGCGGCTCTGAG GACACGGCTGGCTACCGGGCTCTCCTGGAGGAGATCAGCCAGATGAAGGAGGCGCAGTCCCGCATGCAGGGAGAAATCCGCATGATCCAGGAGGCGCTTGGCttg GGGAACcgccaggatgctgctggccgGCTGCCAGGCCTCTGCGACCTGAGGACTCTGGGCAGTGACGTG caaatgctgaaggaaaggctgGGCCTGTACCCGGACCCGGAGGAGGTCAGCAACATGGTGCACTGGGACGTGCTGGAGGATTGCCTGGTGGGCAGCAAAGGAGAACGGGGCAGAGATGGAGGAAGACCCAGACGAGAAGAAGAAGACCCGTCTGCTACCACCAAGTCTCCCGCTTCAGATGCGGACACCCCACAGGGGGCAAGCTCAGTGCTGGGACCTAGAGAGAGCCCAGCGGGGCTGAAGGATCCAGGGGCAGCTCTGACGGCCCCCGAGCAGCAGGCAGGCGTTCCCTCAGATCgcaggagggatgctggcaCCAGAGCGATGATGCAGACAGCGTCTCGGGACGTGCAGACCACCAGCTTGGGGACCCAGCCAACACGGCCAGagtccacgggcacccagaccACCAGCAGGCTGGGGACGCAGGCGGAGTCCACCGTCACTCAGACCCCCATCTCGGGGGAGCGGCTCAGCACACAGCTTGCCGGGGCTGGCCCCCTGGCAGCAGGGACTCTCTTGCCGACAGCCCAGGGATTCGAGATCCCAGTGGACGCTGATGCCAGGGCCACGGCCCACGTGCAAGAGCTGGCCTTGCCCTCGGGCTCCGGCAGTGCCTACCACAACGCCTACAAGTGCTACGCGGAGACGGTGGAGGCTGTCAAGCAGATTGGGCAGCTCAGACACCTCTATGCTGCCCTGAAGGAGCAGGTGGCCCAGCTAGAAGCCAGCAGGCTGGAGCGGACTGAACTGGAGAAGCTgcgcctgctcctgcaggagggag GCCAGGAGAGCGTTGCCAACACGCTGGGTGACCTCCAGGCCCAGGTGTCATCCCTGCAGGGCCtggccagggagctgcagggcgTGGCCAGGGAggtgcagggagagaaggggaag ATCAGGAAGCTGGAGAGCGCCGTTGGCAAACTGGAGGCGGCCAGCGCCAGCTGGCAAACGGATGCGAGCGACCAGCCGAGCCTGCTCTTGGG GTCCCCACCGCAGGAGGGAAAGCGGGACGTGAAGCatctggcagagcagcagcaaataagCAAGGCTGCACTGGATCAGGTGGTGAGCCAGAGGGCCgagggggagcaggagcag ctggaagaggtgAGAGTGATGGAGAGCACGGGGCAGGAGGCGGCAGCATGCCCCATGTGCAGCAGCGACACGAGCATGCGCTTGGGGATGGTCCTGCGACGCTATGAGaagctgcaggggctggtggaGTCCCTCATGTCGAGGAAGAAGACGGGCAAGGCGGTGAGGCAGCTGCCAGGGAAGAGCCAG GACGAGGAGGTGCTGAAGCGCATCCAGGCTGCCATCCTGCAGATGCAAGGGGAGTGTGAGAAGCTCAACTCTGTCACGGGGAGCCTCCTGGATGACAGTCgccagcagcagaaagacatCGAG ggtCTGCTGCAGTCCgtggagaggctggagaaggagaaggcagaCAAGGAGGACCTGGAGATGGGAATGGATGAG AAAGCAGACAAAGGCGCCTTGGAAAGCAAAGTCAGCCGCGCCCAATTTGAGGcgagcctggagctgctgaaggagagaaacCAGGAGGTGCTGAGCCGGGTGACAggccaggagcaggggctgcacgaggtccagcagcagctgcggGAGGAGATGGCCCCCAAG CTGGATCGCCTGGAGCTGGGGCCATTCCAGCAAGAGCTGGATGAACACTGGAAGAGCAGCCTTGAGCAGCTCAAGGAAACGGCACCCCCAATGGAAGCTGACGATGCAGCCGGGATTAGGAA gcagctgctggtggaTTTCCAGTGCCTGTCTTGTGACAGGCAACTCGGCCTGCGGGTGCCTGGCTC GCCTATCCCGCCCATCCCGCCCTTTCCACCGCTGGTCCCTCACGTCACTGGACGATCCCAGCCCGTTCTAAAGACGGAGCAAACCCACAG GGAGCCGATGGCTGCATGCAGGTACCCCACCGTGCCACGGCAGTGTGGGGGCCAGCATACCCTCACACGCCCGCTGCAGCGCAGCCTGCGCCTCCCGCTCATCCAGCCCAGCGCCCCAGAGGCACTCCAGCCAtccaccctgctccccagcaag caggacaAGATAGAGCTGTTGGGGCAGGACAGCCGCAGGGCTGGCCCCTGCCCCTCGGCCCCAGGCACCACTGGCCCACTGGAACAAAGGTCAGGCTCATCCCACAGCCTCCTTGTCCAGGGACACCGGCCCCACCCGCCCCTCCAGCCCCGCAGGACGGATGCAGCAACGCGGCAGCCGGGCTGGACTGGGGGTCACCAGCTGAATCCCATTGCCCCGGCACCCCAGCAGGCGCGAGGAAgtagctcccagcagcagcaataa